The following proteins are co-located in the Bordetella bronchialis genome:
- the pbpC gene encoding penicillin-binding protein 1C, translating to MGRHRSSRPRSRDAVTQEGGGTPAGTHDRRRGRAWARAAAVAAAIAVLACGLVWALDRLFPLPRPYADGAVVVVAADGTPLRNYPSRDGIWRYPVQPRDVSPLYLQALLTYEDRWFRWHPGVNPMAMARAAWQWATSGRIVSGGSTLTMQVARLVDPALAGRPSRSLGAKLRQALRAIQLELHYSKDDILAMYLSRAPMGGIVQGAEMAARLWLGKSARDLSAAEAALLTALPQAPSLLRPDRNPEAARLARDKVLDRMAALRRWSDAQVADAKMEPVMAPPLRAHWLAPLAAQRLLRQSTSLRPDGCPGCATASGQPGQVIASTIDAELQARIEQMLLDRVDALPRKVSMAVLVMDNDSLAIRAYAGSADYADNTRYAHVDMVRAVRSPGSTLKPFLYGIALDEGLIHSESLLLDIPMSFGGYAPGNFQAAFSGPVSVAEALQRSLNVPAVDLLDRVGPAHFASVMLSGGVRLRMPAGASPNLSLILGGGGTTLEELVGAYRALARDGLAGRPRLEPSQPMQESRMISAGAAWIVRDILEGGGHPDRPFHQAGAPGKALAWKTGTSFGFRDAWAVGVTDGWTAGVWVGRPDGTPNPGFFGANIAAPLLRDVVSALPEGLPRARQRPATVQAVRVCWPQGGRREPGSTDICPEQRSAWALNNTVPPAFAGYGDAGQAPLRLVGIAEGSVLRPVPGRRLIDVDVDALGTEGEVWWMLDGRVMGQSRAGHPFTVSLGRDGRYTLTVMDSRGRYDRIEFEIAGVTPR from the coding sequence ATGGGGCGACATCGAAGTTCGCGACCGCGGTCCCGCGACGCCGTGACGCAGGAGGGCGGCGGCACGCCGGCCGGGACGCACGATCGTCGCCGCGGCAGGGCCTGGGCGCGTGCCGCGGCGGTTGCCGCCGCGATCGCGGTCCTGGCATGCGGACTCGTCTGGGCGCTGGACCGGCTGTTTCCATTGCCCAGGCCCTATGCCGATGGGGCTGTCGTCGTCGTGGCGGCGGACGGCACGCCGCTGCGCAACTATCCCAGCCGCGACGGCATCTGGCGATATCCCGTCCAGCCGCGTGATGTCTCGCCGTTGTACCTGCAGGCCCTGCTGACCTACGAGGACCGCTGGTTTCGCTGGCATCCCGGCGTGAACCCGATGGCGATGGCCCGCGCCGCATGGCAGTGGGCGACATCCGGCCGTATCGTGTCCGGCGGCTCCACGCTGACCATGCAGGTGGCCCGCCTGGTCGATCCGGCCCTGGCCGGGCGGCCATCGCGCAGCCTGGGCGCCAAGCTGCGCCAGGCCTTGCGCGCGATCCAGCTGGAACTGCACTACAGCAAGGATGACATTCTTGCGATGTACCTGAGCCGGGCGCCCATGGGCGGCATCGTGCAAGGGGCGGAAATGGCGGCCCGTCTTTGGCTGGGCAAGTCCGCGCGCGATCTGAGCGCCGCGGAAGCCGCCTTGCTTACCGCCTTGCCGCAGGCGCCATCGCTATTGCGTCCCGACCGCAATCCCGAGGCGGCCCGGCTGGCACGCGATAAGGTGCTGGACCGCATGGCCGCACTGCGCCGGTGGTCCGATGCCCAGGTGGCGGATGCCAAGATGGAACCCGTCATGGCGCCGCCCTTGCGCGCCCATTGGCTTGCGCCCCTGGCCGCGCAGCGCCTGCTGCGGCAATCCACGTCATTGCGCCCGGACGGATGTCCCGGGTGCGCCACGGCGAGCGGACAGCCGGGCCAGGTGATTGCCTCGACCATCGATGCCGAACTGCAGGCGCGCATCGAGCAAATGCTGCTCGACCGCGTGGATGCCTTGCCGCGCAAGGTGTCGATGGCGGTGCTGGTGATGGATAACGACAGCCTGGCCATTCGCGCCTACGCCGGTTCCGCGGACTATGCCGACAATACCCGTTACGCGCATGTGGATATGGTCCGTGCCGTGCGTTCGCCGGGCTCCACGCTCAAGCCGTTTCTGTACGGCATTGCGCTGGATGAGGGCCTGATCCACTCCGAGAGCCTGCTGCTGGATATACCGATGTCCTTCGGCGGTTATGCACCCGGCAATTTCCAGGCCGCGTTCTCCGGCCCGGTCAGTGTGGCCGAGGCATTGCAACGCTCGCTGAACGTGCCGGCGGTCGATCTTTTGGATCGTGTCGGACCCGCGCATTTCGCTTCGGTTATGCTTAGTGGCGGGGTGCGCTTGCGCATGCCGGCGGGTGCTTCTCCGAATCTGAGCTTGATTTTGGGCGGGGGCGGCACCACCTTGGAAGAACTGGTCGGGGCATACCGCGCCCTGGCCCGCGATGGACTGGCCGGCCGACCGCGACTCGAGCCCAGCCAGCCCATGCAGGAATCCCGCATGATCAGCGCCGGCGCGGCGTGGATCGTCAGGGATATCCTGGAAGGCGGCGGACACCCCGATCGTCCTTTTCACCAGGCTGGTGCACCCGGCAAGGCCTTGGCATGGAAAACCGGCACCAGTTTCGGCTTTCGCGATGCGTGGGCCGTCGGCGTTACCGATGGCTGGACGGCAGGGGTATGGGTGGGCCGGCCCGATGGCACGCCCAATCCGGGTTTTTTCGGGGCGAATATCGCGGCGCCCTTGTTGCGGGATGTGGTATCGGCGTTGCCGGAAGGCCTTCCGCGAGCGCGCCAGCGTCCCGCCACCGTGCAGGCTGTGCGGGTGTGTTGGCCGCAGGGCGGGCGCCGCGAACCCGGGTCGACCGACATTTGTCCGGAACAGCGGTCGGCGTGGGCTTTGAACAACACCGTTCCGCCCGCGTTCGCGGGGTATGGGGATGCGGGCCAGGCGCCGTTGCGCCTCGTCGGCATCGCGGAAGGTTCGGTATTGCGGCCCGTTCCCGGACGGCGTCTTATCGACGTGGACGTCGATGCGTTGGGGACGGAAGGTGAGGTATGGTGGATGCTGGATGGACGCGTGATGGGACAGTCCCGGGCGGGTCATCCATTTACGGTGTCGCTGGGGCGCGACGGTCGGTATACGCTTACGGTCATGGACAGCCGGGGGCGTTACGATCGGATCGAATTTGAAATCGCTGGCGTTACGCCCCGATAG
- the clpA gene encoding ATP-dependent Clp protease ATP-binding subunit ClpA, with product MISQELEVSLHMAFVEARSARHEFITVEHLLLSLLDNASAVEVLRACAANLDDLRRNLRQFVNENTPVIPSGAEVDTQPTLGFQRVIQRAIMHVSAGGSGKKPVTGANVLVAIFGEKDSHAVYYLQQQGVTRLDVVNFLSHGITKQPQVESAASQKEQQPNPEEQGESRQSPLDQYATDLNAAALAGRIDPLIGRESEVERVIQVLCRRRKNNPLLVGEAGVGKTAIAEGLAWRITRGEVPEILQSAQVYALDMGALLAGTKYRGDFEQRLKGVLKQLRGNPDAILFIDEIHTLIGAGSASGGTLDASNLLKPALSSGQLKCIGATTYTEYRGVFEKDHALSRRFQKIDVSEPSVEQTVQILRGLKTRFEEHHNVRYSAAALLAAAELSARHINDRHLPDKAIDVIDEAGAAQRLLPRSRQKKVIGKVDIENIVSKIARIPPQSVSNDDRSKLATLERDLKTVVFGQDAAIEALSASIKMARSGLGKPEKPIGAFLFSGPTGVGKTEVARQLAFTMGVELLRFDMSEYMERHAVSRLIGAPPGYVGFDQGGLLTEAITKQPHCVLLLDEIEKAHPDVFNILLQVMDHGTLTDNNGRKADFRNVILIMTTNAGAETLNRPSIGFANQRVVGDEMAEIRRMFTPEFRNRLDAIIPFAPLSREIILRVVDKFLMQLEDQLHERRVDAVFTEALREHLAKEGFDPLMGARPMQRLIQDTIRRALADELLFGKLVDGGSVTVDLDEDGKVVLTFGEKPPSDAPDAQEVALAD from the coding sequence GTGATTTCCCAAGAGCTTGAAGTAAGCCTGCATATGGCATTCGTCGAGGCCCGTTCGGCCCGGCACGAGTTTATTACAGTAGAGCATCTACTGTTATCGCTGCTCGACAACGCTTCCGCGGTGGAAGTGCTGCGCGCGTGCGCGGCCAATCTGGACGACCTGCGTCGCAACCTGCGCCAGTTCGTCAACGAGAACACGCCGGTCATTCCCAGCGGCGCCGAAGTGGACACTCAGCCGACGCTGGGTTTCCAGCGCGTTATCCAGCGCGCCATCATGCATGTTTCCGCCGGGGGCAGTGGCAAGAAACCCGTCACGGGCGCCAATGTGCTGGTCGCGATTTTTGGCGAAAAGGATTCGCACGCGGTGTATTACCTGCAGCAGCAGGGCGTCACCCGGCTGGATGTGGTGAATTTCCTGTCCCACGGCATTACAAAGCAGCCGCAGGTCGAATCCGCCGCGTCGCAGAAGGAACAGCAGCCGAATCCCGAGGAACAAGGCGAATCGCGCCAGTCTCCGCTCGACCAGTACGCGACCGATCTCAACGCCGCCGCGCTGGCCGGCCGCATCGATCCGCTGATCGGTCGCGAGTCCGAGGTCGAACGCGTGATCCAGGTGCTTTGCCGCCGCCGCAAGAACAATCCCTTGCTGGTGGGCGAGGCCGGCGTGGGCAAGACCGCGATCGCGGAAGGCCTGGCGTGGCGCATTACGCGCGGCGAAGTGCCTGAAATCCTGCAGTCCGCGCAGGTTTATGCGCTGGACATGGGCGCCTTGCTCGCTGGAACCAAATACCGGGGCGACTTCGAGCAGCGGCTCAAGGGCGTCCTGAAGCAATTGCGCGGCAATCCCGACGCCATCCTTTTCATTGACGAAATCCATACGCTGATCGGGGCGGGCTCCGCCTCGGGCGGCACGCTGGACGCGTCCAATCTGCTCAAGCCGGCCCTGTCGTCCGGCCAGCTGAAGTGCATCGGCGCGACCACGTACACGGAATATCGCGGTGTCTTCGAAAAAGACCACGCGCTGTCGCGCCGCTTCCAGAAGATCGATGTCAGCGAACCGAGTGTCGAGCAGACGGTGCAAATCCTGCGCGGCCTGAAAACCCGCTTCGAAGAGCATCACAACGTGCGGTATTCGGCCGCGGCCCTGCTTGCGGCCGCCGAGCTCTCCGCCCGCCACATCAATGACCGCCATTTGCCGGACAAGGCCATCGACGTCATCGACGAGGCCGGCGCCGCGCAGCGCCTGCTGCCGCGCTCCCGGCAAAAGAAGGTCATCGGCAAGGTGGACATCGAGAACATTGTTTCGAAGATCGCGCGGATTCCGCCGCAATCGGTATCCAACGACGATCGCAGCAAGCTCGCCACGCTGGAACGCGACCTGAAGACGGTGGTGTTCGGGCAGGATGCGGCCATCGAGGCGCTGTCGGCGTCCATCAAGATGGCGCGTTCCGGCCTGGGCAAGCCCGAGAAGCCGATCGGCGCCTTCCTGTTTTCCGGTCCCACCGGCGTGGGCAAGACCGAAGTCGCCCGGCAACTGGCGTTCACCATGGGCGTCGAACTGTTGCGCTTCGATATGTCGGAATACATGGAACGGCACGCCGTTTCCCGCCTGATCGGCGCGCCTCCGGGATATGTGGGTTTCGACCAGGGTGGCTTGCTTACCGAAGCCATCACCAAGCAGCCGCATTGCGTCCTGTTGCTGGATGAAATCGAAAAGGCGCATCCGGATGTCTTCAACATCCTGCTGCAGGTCATGGATCACGGTACGCTGACGGACAATAACGGGCGCAAGGCCGACTTCCGCAACGTCATCCTGATCATGACCACCAACGCGGGCGCTGAAACGCTGAACCGGCCGTCCATCGGTTTCGCCAACCAGCGCGTGGTCGGCGATGAGATGGCGGAAATCCGCCGCATGTTCACGCCGGAATTCCGCAACCGCCTGGATGCCATCATCCCGTTCGCGCCGCTTTCCCGCGAGATCATCCTGCGCGTGGTCGACAAATTCCTCATGCAGCTCGAAGACCAATTGCACGAGCGGCGCGTGGATGCCGTATTCACGGAAGCCCTGCGCGAACATCTGGCCAAGGAAGGATTCGATCCGCTGATGGGCGCGCGGCCCATGCAGCGCCTGATCCAGGACACGATACGGCGCGCGCTGGCCGACGAACTGTTGTTCGGCAAGCTGGTCGACGGCGGCTCCGTGACGGTGGATCTGGACGAGGACGGCAAGGTCGTGCTTACCTTCGGCGAGAAACCGCCCTCGGATGCGCCGGACGCGCAGGAAGTCGCGTTGGCGGATTAA
- a CDS encoding PqiA/YebS family transporter subunit, protein MAPASPLISCEHCGSVYRRQELGPGEQASCDRCGTVLWRYSGIHPPGWLALALAALIVFGIANAYPVAIMRVQGMVREASLPDAIAITWQQGHEVVAIMTGLAGFVLPLLQLLLLLAVLYPLAVGVRPPAFALTTRLLGLLEPWSMVPVFVLGVLVAVVKLAGMASVSPGVGLAGFAALTVLLTILGRLSSQSLWHYAERGGIVDIHLPRPASDHALAGCHVCGQVQALPLAHSETAHRCLRCDSPVHLRKPDHLARTWALIIAAAILYIPANVLPVMDIQSLFGDSAHTILGGVIELWQTGSWDIALIVFVASVMVPMTKLLALSVLAWQVQRGSAANLRQRTRLYGMVEFIGQWSMLDVFVVILLAALAQFQGLMSISAAPGAGAFGMVVILTMLAAMSFDPRRGWDAAPADAVPPTPGTARPAAESGGAMATMPSVDNATQKQEE, encoded by the coding sequence ATGGCCCCGGCATCTCCGCTCATCTCCTGCGAACATTGCGGCAGCGTTTATCGCCGCCAGGAGCTGGGCCCAGGTGAACAGGCATCCTGCGACCGCTGTGGCACCGTACTCTGGCGCTATAGCGGGATCCACCCCCCAGGGTGGCTGGCGCTGGCGCTGGCCGCCCTGATTGTTTTCGGGATCGCCAATGCCTATCCCGTGGCCATCATGCGGGTACAAGGCATGGTGCGAGAGGCGTCCCTGCCGGACGCCATCGCGATCACCTGGCAGCAAGGCCATGAAGTCGTTGCCATCATGACCGGGCTGGCGGGCTTCGTCCTGCCTTTGCTGCAGCTCCTGCTGCTGCTGGCCGTCCTGTATCCCCTTGCGGTGGGCGTCCGCCCGCCGGCATTCGCGCTGACGACCCGGCTGCTAGGGCTGCTGGAGCCCTGGAGCATGGTGCCGGTGTTCGTGCTGGGCGTCCTGGTGGCCGTGGTCAAGCTGGCCGGGATGGCCTCCGTCTCGCCGGGCGTGGGGCTGGCCGGCTTCGCCGCGCTGACGGTACTTTTGACCATTCTCGGCCGTCTGTCCTCGCAGTCCCTTTGGCATTATGCGGAGCGCGGCGGCATCGTCGATATCCACCTGCCGCGGCCCGCTTCCGACCATGCGCTGGCGGGCTGCCACGTATGCGGCCAGGTGCAGGCCTTGCCGCTGGCGCATTCCGAAACGGCGCACCGCTGCCTGCGCTGCGACAGCCCCGTGCATTTGCGCAAGCCCGACCATCTGGCGCGCACATGGGCGCTGATCATCGCCGCGGCGATTCTGTATATACCCGCCAACGTGCTGCCGGTAATGGATATCCAATCGCTTTTCGGCGACAGTGCGCATACCATTCTGGGCGGCGTCATAGAACTCTGGCAGACCGGGTCCTGGGACATCGCCTTGATCGTCTTCGTCGCCAGCGTCATGGTGCCCATGACCAAGCTGCTGGCATTGTCCGTGCTGGCATGGCAAGTGCAACGCGGCAGCGCGGCCAATCTGCGCCAGCGCACCCGGCTGTATGGCATGGTCGAATTCATCGGGCAGTGGTCGATGCTGGATGTATTCGTGGTCATCCTGCTGGCCGCCCTGGCGCAGTTCCAGGGTTTGATGAGTATCAGCGCGGCGCCCGGCGCCGGCGCTTTCGGCATGGTGGTCATTCTGACGATGCTGGCGGCGATGAGTTTCGATCCGCGCCGGGGCTGGGACGCCGCGCCCGCGGACGCGGTCCCGCCCACGCCAGGTACGGCGCGGCCCGCTGCCGAGAGCGGCGGGGCCATGGCCACCATGCCGTCCGTGGACAATGCAACCCAGAAACAAGAGGAATAA